The genomic region CCTCATCGGGATACAAGTGGCAACAAAACTGATGGAGCGTGAGGCATAATGGCAGCGGCTGGCTGGCTTGCAAAGAACATTGCCGTCATCGCGGTGCCCATCGTAACCATCCTCCTTGGGATCCTCATCGGCTGGCTCGGGCAGCGGTCCGGGTTCTGCTCAATCGGGGGGTTCCGGGACTTCTTCCTCTTCAAGCATACCCGGCTCCTCTACGGGTACCTCGCCCTGATCATAGGGGCGTTTGTCGGCTATCTCGTCTTCTGGCTTATCACCCCCTCGGCATTCGAGCACTTCTTCTGGCTCGCAACAAGCGGGTTCACCCCGGTCCCCGGTGCACCGGCAGGCCTCACGGTTGCCGGGTACATCGTTCTTGCGATTGTCGGCGGGATAGCCGTCGGTATCATCGGGGTCCTTCTTGGGGGATGCCCGCTCCGCCAGGTTGTCATGACCTCGGAAGGCAACCTCAAATCGCTCTGCTTTGTCATCGGGATGTGCGTTGGATCGGTAGTCTTTGCCATGTGGGTCTCCGGCTGGGGAGTTGCCCTCATCAAGAGCCTGGGGATTGCGTAAGGGGGAACCATGACAACCAAGAACCTTGATATAACCGGAAAAGTCTGCCCGTACTGCCTCCTTGTGGTGCAGAAACATGCAAAAGCATTGAAACCTTCCGATGAACTGGTCATCACCTGCGATCACCCCCCGGCAGCAACCACCACCATCCCGCAGTTTGCGAAAGATGAGGGGCTTGGCATTGATACCAGGAAAACTTCTTCCGGAGTCTGGGAGATCCGGCTGAAGAAAAAATGACAGGGTTAATTAACACAATCCATAAATAATCAGGTTCATGAAGCTCTTAAGGAGAGCCACGTCATGACCTCACATTTTTTTCTTCTCACCGGACCGCTCGGACAGGAACGACTCTCCTGGATTGAGGAGACCCTCAAATTCTTCTTCGTTAAAATGAACCCGGAGAACCTTCTCCAGCACGGGAAAGCCCGGGAAGGAATTTTTACCTTCCTGCTCAGCGGGGATGCCCTGTACAGCCTCCAGGATCCCGAGACTCTCGCCATCTGGGAGATCATCCTCTCCCTGCCCTCCATTCGGATCATCTGCGACCGGCAGGAACTCTCTCTCCGGGGCATCTCGGTTGAGCGGCTGAAGATGAAGAGCCCGGACCAGGTGATCGATCACAACAGCTTAAGCATCAATGGCCAGACCTCGTTCTGGAAAGACGTATCAAAGATCGCACGGCAGCACGAGCAGCCGGTGCCAAGCACGATCGGCTTCTTCCAGCTGTACTCTCCCTACATGAACCGCTCCACCCTCTATGCCCTCCAGTGCCTCACCGCGGCTGCCGAGGTCCAAGCATCCGTTGAACTCTATGCGTACCTTGACGGGGTTCACATGGGACACCTGAGCCAGAATCCTTCGGAGTTCGAGAATATCGGGAACGGGCTTGACGAGCTTTACGAGAAATGTTCGAAACGGGGGCTTTCCTGCCTGATGCTCGCCTGCGGCCGGTGTGCAGCTGCCCGCGGATACAGTACCTGGGACGACGGGCAGGGGGTGGTCGTATCAACGTGTACTATCAAACCCTTCAAGATCCGCAATCTCCACGAGATCATCGACCGCTTCGAACGCAACCACATCATTCTCGGTGAGAATATGGCCTCGATCGAGCTCAAAAAAGAGGGCATGGCGAGTTCGTTTAGCCTCCAGGAGAAAGGCCGGGCGCCCCCGGTCACGATCCTGATAACCCGTTTCCCGTACGGGACCGAACTGGCGTTTGGGGGGCTCTCGTTTGCCGTGGCCTGCGCTTACGAGGGCATACAAACCCGGGTGATCTTTATCGAGGACGGGGTGTACGCCCTGAGCGGCACCCATCACCTGGAGCGGGAGACGCAGTTCTTCAACCTGCAGGAAGTGATCGATGCGGTGGCAGGAAGCGAGAATCTTCAGCTCTTCGCGTTCCAGCCCTCCCTCCACCGCCGCGGCATCACCAAGAACAAGAAGATGAATGCGGTCCTCGATATCGGGGTTACCGAGCTTGGCCAGCTCCTTTTCACCCCTCCTGCGGGCGTCCAGGCAATCCACCAGCGGGTGATCTTCTTCTGATGCAGAGCGGGGAGGATCGGGCGGCAGATGACCTCAATCCCGTACCGGACTTTTCAGACATGACCTGCACGAACCTGATGATCCGCTTAAAGATACTCCTGAAAAATGCCCCTCCCGGGACGCCGGTAGAATGTATTGTAAGGCGGGACCAGCGGGACACGATCGAAGTGCCGTTCAGCCGCACCGGGTATGAGGTGGATATCCTCAAAGTTGATACAAACCACTACCGGGTCCGGCTCCAGAAGAAAGGAACTCCGGACTCCTCCTGAGGAAAGGAGCATGACTGCTCATATTCACCATCTCTTCAACCGGCATGACCGGCAGTACTGCTTCTTCTCGCTCCCGGGACATGATGACGTATTCCTCTATTTTTCGCATACGGAAAAACCGCTCCGGTCCCTGGTATATGGCAGGGGCTTTTTGGAAAAACTGCCGGAACTTCTCGAAAACGAGAATCTCTGCATCGAATGCGGCCTCGGGCTCGCAATCGCCGGGGGAATAGCCCTTGACGGGGAAGATATCGTAGATCAAGGCTGCTCCGCCGAGGAGGCAAACACGGTTCTCCTCCTGCTTGCGGAGCACCTTAACGACCGGGGCTCGTGGATAGAGCGGTTCTAAAAACAATTGCGCGGATATCTTCATGGAGAATGTATGAACACAGAGACCGGACCCGTTGCAGGTATTGACCTCGGGTCGACCACGATCAAACTCGTGATCTGGGATGGCAGGAAGTACATGGCCCGGATACGGGACGCATCCTGGAACCCGCGGGAGGTTGCAACCGCCCTGCTCGAATCGGCAGCTACCGAGGCAGGTCTTGAAAGCCCGCCGCGAGTGATCGCAACAACAGGATACGGGCGCCGGACCATGGCGGGAACCATGTATACCTATACGGAGATAGCCAGCCATGCCAAAGGGGCGTCCCATCTCCTGCCCGGGTGCCGGTTCGTGATCGATATCGGGGGCCAGGATGCAAAAGGGATCCGGCTTTCGCAAAAAGGCGATGTGGAAGACTTCGTGATGAACGACAAGTGCGCTGCGGGAACCGGGCGGTTTCTCTCCACCATGGGGCTGGCCCTCGGGGTGCCTGTGGACAAACTCTCGCACTATGCGGACGGCACCGAACCGCACCGGATCAATGCCATGTGTACGGTATTCGCCGAGTCCGAAGTCATCAGCCTTGTCAATCACGGGATCCCGCGGAATGCAATCATTGCCGGTCTCCATGCCTCGATAGCCCGGAGGACTGCATCTATGGTCTCGCCGCTCCATCCGGCCGAGCCGCTCGCTTTTACCGGCGGGGTTTCGCAGAACCGTGACATAGCAAGAAGACTGGAAAAGGAACTCGGGCTTGTGGTTACGGTCCCCCGGGATGCCGTATTTGCCGGGGCGCTCGGGGCTGCACTGCTTGCGTGGGAGAAGCGGGAATCTCCCGAACCCTAAAGAAAAAAAGTTAGTGTTTCTTTGAGACCATCTCGAGGAATGCCTCGATACGGGTCCTGATCTGGCCGGCATCGCCCTGCGAGTAGTCGGTCTCGATCTGGAGGAGGGGCACATTCCCGTGCTTTGAGAGATACTCCTTGAGGACACGGGATTCCACGTTGTACGTGTGGCAGCCGACCCAGGTGATATCGACAACGCCGTCAGCATGATACTCTTTTGCAAGTTTTGCAAGGAGTTCGAGCCTGCCGGTATTCGGGCTCATGCAGGAGCAGGGGGTCTCCAGGTACTTGTCGGCAATTGCGTCGAGCGGGGAACCGGCTGTGGCAACATCGTGGAGATACTGCTTCATGCCGGAGCAGTTCTCGATGTACACGATTGCAGCGCCGGACTCCTCAATGATCTTCAGGACCTTCTCGGCACCGACACCCGTAGGAACACCGGTCACGATGATCCGCTTTGCGGTCTTCGGCATTGCTCCCTCGCCCTTGGCCTTCATGGCTTTGAGTTCCGTGATCAGGTCCTTGAGCTGCTGGTTGAATGCAGCCCGGTCGAACGTGAAGTTGCGGGCCCACATCACCTTGAGCAGGTCCAGGCCGGACAACGGGGCGGGAATCGCCGTATTCATGTGGGCAAGCTCCCTCATGAGTGCCCGCTGCTCGTTGAGCTCCTTGATCGCAGACTTCATCTTCTCATCGGTGATCTTGACACCAAGGCGTTTCTCGATCTCGGTCTTGCACCGGGCAACTTCCGAGCGCCAGTACTGCTTCTGGGTCTCGCCTTTTGCACTCTGGGGTACTTCAAGGACAACGGTCGGCTTGAAGGTCTCCATCAGCTCGAACATCTTCTTCTTGCCATCGCAGGTTGTCTCGCCGATGATGAACTCGGAGTTGTTGAAGAACGCACATTTCTCGGTGATCGCAAACCCGTAGCTCGACTTGATGAGCGGGCAGAAGTTCCGCGGGAGGTACTTCTCGCCGTCTGCGATGGGCTCTTCCTTGGTTGCACAGAGGGTCACCGGTACCGCGTCGGCTGCCACGATGAGTTCCTGTGGCGCAAACACGCAGTAGAATCCTACGAACTTTTTGCCCTGGTCGCGTACGCTCTTGATCGCTGCCGATGCATTCGGTATCACCGAATCGAAATAGGTCATTTTCTCTGCTCTCATGATGAATCAATCCATTGTTATATCGATCTGTCTGGACCGGATATTCCTTTGGGAGTGTCCAGTTCCCGCAGGATGATCGTTGCCGTTTCTTCTGCCACTTCACCGGTAAATGCAATGCATTGCCGCATATGCTCAGGGGACTTCAGGACCATACCATGCGTCAGGGTACGGCAGCACAGGCAGCCGTGCCGGTGGACGAACAGCATATGCAGTTCCCGTGAAAGCGCCAGGCACCGGTCAATGCAGGGGTCCTTGGGAGTGCTCCGGCCAAAGACCATGCCGAGGGCCATCACGCCCCCGGTCACCGCCCCGCAGGCACAGCCCGAACTGCCGATACCGATCGGGAAGCCGGATGCAAGCCTGACGATCTCATCCGGATAGCCCAGCCTGAATTCATCGTTGATGGTCCGGACGATCGCCTCCGAGCAGTAAAACTGCCCGGACCGGTAATATTCCTCGGCGATCTTTCGGATCCTGGCCGGATCGACCGGGACCTTGAGTTCCTGCATCGTGATGCACCCGGGATACGCCTTATTTCTGGAGCCGGACTTCAGCCTTGAGCGGGATTGCATGCTGGATGGTGAACATGCCCATGCACCGCTTGAGGGCATATTCTTTGAGATCCTGGATCTGGGCATCAGTCACGCTGCCCTTCACGTCCATGAAGACCCGGTAGCCGGTGATCAGGGGGTTGCTGCCGAGATCGAACTGGGCGGTGTAATCGAGATCCGCCTCCACCCGGGTCTTGACCGAAGTGAGCACAAGGTTCCTCATGGCTGCTTCGGTGACAAAGGTGCTGGAGTAACAGGCAGCGAACCAGAAGAGACCAAAGGCCATCGGGCCGGGCCGGGAGGCCGGGCCGGCGAAGTTCGGGTGGCTGGATTCCATCGTGTAGGTGCCGTCCTTCACCTTGACGGTTGACCGGAACTGGGGGCCGCCGGCTTCGAAGAGCCAGTCCCCCTCGATCTTCGCGGTGAACTTTGCTTCCTTGGGATCCGCTTGGATCTCCTTCTTGTATTGCTTCACCTGTGCGGTGTCGATGTTGTTGATGCTCATTTTGTTAACTCCATTGAATTATTGGAATGAAGAGTAAAAATAATTTATTAAATCGAAACGATTAGCGGTGAAAGAGGCTTTTACTCAGGAGCCCTGATCGAAGTGAATGGGCCTGATGCGAGCGGGTTGCGGGGCGTCTTTTTGGGGAACTGCAATCCCTGCCATATCCTTCCGATACACTTATTTTATGACGTGAAGTTACGGCTCTGCTACCATACTCATGGGTGGGTATCCACCGAATTTAATAGACATCAATTTCGAATTCAAAAGGTTTATTAATTTCAGTAAACTAATGATCGATCTATACAAAACATATTAACTTTAGTCTCGATGTGATGTGCATGGCGTTTTCAGTACATGTAAACATGAACCGGTGCACCGGGTGTGGGATCTGCGTGGTTGCCTGCCCGGTCAATGCCCTTGAGCTTCATACGCTTGAGCCGGTAACGAACGAAAAGATCTATTACGTCAAGGACGGGAAATCGATCAACCTTGATGCAAAGACGGAACTTTGTGCCGGCTGCGGCGTGTGTGTGGATGCATGCCCGTACAAAGTGATCACCCTTTCAGGAAGGGGAGATACCAGCGCGATGGTACACCAGTAACCCGGGAGATCCACGTATGTCAAAAATTCACTTGAACATGATCACCCAGCGCTCCATCGAGGAAGGCGCTGCCATGGAGAAGGGCAAGACCAATCCCGATTACTTCGATGCCTGCTCCATCTGCGAGATGCACGAGGACGACATGAAGAAAGCCGGTATCTGGAAGAACACCAATGTCCGGGTCACCAGCGAATGCGGCACGGTGATTGTGAAGGCTATCCACGCAACCCAGTACGTGCCTCCGGGCCTTGCCCACATCCGGCAGGGCGTCTGGGCCAACCAGGTTGTCCCGCCCCGGACCCAGTCCACCGGCACCCCGCAGTACAGCGGCTTCCCGGTCACGATCGAACCAGCTCCAGAAGAGAAACTCAAAACTGCCCTTGAGCTCGTGCAGGGCGCTGTCGGGCTCTGGCAGGGAGGGAAGATATAATGCCCAAGCTGATCAAAGGCGTCGGATGCCCGTACTGCGGTTCATCCTGCGACGATATCGAAGTGCTCGTCTCCGATGACGAGACGAAAGTCCTTGAAGTGCACAATGCCTGCATCATCGGGACCAACCTGTTCCACCATGCAAACGACCCCACCCGGCCCCGGCTCCCGCGCAAGCGCCAGCCCGACGGCACCATGAAGGAGATCCCTTATGACGAGGCGATCGACTGGATGGCAAAGACCATGCTCGCGGCCAAGAAGCCCTTAATCTATGGCTTCGGCTCAACCAACTGCGAAGGCATGAGCGCCGTAGGCCGGATTGCAGAGAAGTCCGGCGCCGTGCTCGACAACTGTGCAACCATCTGCCACGGTCCCTCGTTCCTTGCCATCTTCGACAACGGGTACCCGAGCTGCACCCTTGGCGAGGCCAAGAACCGGGCCGACGTCGTGGTCTTCTGGGGCTGCAACCCGATGCACGCCCACCCCCGCCACACCTCCCGGTACTCGATCTTCCCGCGTGGCTACTTCACCCAGAAGGGCCAGATGCAGAGGACCGTCCTCTGTATCGACCCGCGTGAGACCGATACCGCGAAACTCGCTGACCACCACCTGATGCTCGACCAGGGCCACGACTACGAGCTCTTCAATGCATTCCGGACCGTGCTCAAAGGCCACGACATCCCCGATGTAGTTGCCGGGATTCCGAAAGAGAAGATCAAGCAGTCGGTCGAGATCATGAAGAAGGCCAAGTTCTGCATGATCTTCTTCGGCATGGGCTGCACGCACAGTGACGGACGCAACCACAATGTCGACCATGCGATCAGCCTGACCCGCGACCTCAACGAGCACACCAAGTGCTCGATCATGGCCATGCGGGGCCACTACAATATCGCCGGTCCCGGCCAGGTCTGGGCCTGGCAGTTCGGCTTCCCGTACTGCATTGACCTCTCCAAGGGAACCCATGCCCACATGAACCCGGGCGAGACCAGCTCCGTCGACCTTGCCATGAGAGACGAAGTGGACTGCTTTGTCAATGTCGGAGCCGATGCCGGCGCCCACTTCCCGATCCAGCCGGTCCAGCACCTGAAGAAGCACCCGTTCATCACCATCGACCCGAACTTCAACATGGCAAGCGAGATCTCGGATCTCCACATCCCGGTCCGGATTGCCGGTGTGGACGAGCCGGGCGTTGTCTACCGTATGGACAATGTCCCGATCCAGTTCAAGGCAGTGCTCAAGGGGCTCCCGGGCGTACCGAGCGACGAGGAACTCTTCAACAGGGTCTACGAACGCATGTGCGAGCTTACGGGCACCAAGCCCATCTGGCTTGCAGCAAAGGAAGACCGGAGATACCCCGAGTCTGAGGCGGTGATCTGAGATGTCATCAGGAGAATTCATCGTAAAGGGCGGGTTTGTCATCGACCCGACCCGGAAGATCGATGGCGATGTCGGCGACGTTGCCATCAAGGACGGCAAGATTGTCGAGAAGGTTGGCTCCTCTGCAAAAGTCATCGACGCAAAGGGCAAGATCGTCATGGCCGGTGGCGTGGATATCCACTCCCATGTTGCCGGTCCCAAGGTCAATGCCGGCCGCCTGATGCGCCCGGAAGACAAACTCCGATCAGGAGTCTGCCTGAGCGGGATGGCACAGAAAAACGGTTACCGCATGGAGTCCGGCTTCTCGATCCCCTCGGTATTCAAGACCGGGTACG from uncultured Methanoregula sp. harbors:
- a CDS encoding YeeE/YedE thiosulfate transporter family protein, whose translation is MAAAGWLAKNIAVIAVPIVTILLGILIGWLGQRSGFCSIGGFRDFFLFKHTRLLYGYLALIIGAFVGYLVFWLITPSAFEHFFWLATSGFTPVPGAPAGLTVAGYIVLAIVGGIAVGIIGVLLGGCPLRQVVMTSEGNLKSLCFVIGMCVGSVVFAMWVSGWGVALIKSLGIA
- a CDS encoding sulfurtransferase TusA family protein, whose translation is MTTKNLDITGKVCPYCLLVVQKHAKALKPSDELVITCDHPPAATTTIPQFAKDEGLGIDTRKTSSGVWEIRLKKK
- a CDS encoding DsrE family protein, whose translation is MTSHFFLLTGPLGQERLSWIEETLKFFFVKMNPENLLQHGKAREGIFTFLLSGDALYSLQDPETLAIWEIILSLPSIRIICDRQELSLRGISVERLKMKSPDQVIDHNSLSINGQTSFWKDVSKIARQHEQPVPSTIGFFQLYSPYMNRSTLYALQCLTAAAEVQASVELYAYLDGVHMGHLSQNPSEFENIGNGLDELYEKCSKRGLSCLMLACGRCAAARGYSTWDDGQGVVVSTCTIKPFKIRNLHEIIDRFERNHIILGENMASIELKKEGMASSFSLQEKGRAPPVTILITRFPYGTELAFGGLSFAVACAYEGIQTRVIFIEDGVYALSGTHHLERETQFFNLQEVIDAVAGSENLQLFAFQPSLHRRGITKNKKMNAVLDIGVTELGQLLFTPPAGVQAIHQRVIFF
- a CDS encoding acyl-CoA dehydratase activase; the encoded protein is MNTETGPVAGIDLGSTTIKLVIWDGRKYMARIRDASWNPREVATALLESAATEAGLESPPRVIATTGYGRRTMAGTMYTYTEIASHAKGASHLLPGCRFVIDIGGQDAKGIRLSQKGDVEDFVMNDKCAAGTGRFLSTMGLALGVPVDKLSHYADGTEPHRINAMCTVFAESEVISLVNHGIPRNAIIAGLHASIARRTASMVSPLHPAEPLAFTGGVSQNRDIARRLEKELGLVVTVPRDAVFAGALGAALLAWEKRESPEP
- a CDS encoding double-cubane-cluster-containing anaerobic reductase, whose protein sequence is MRAEKMTYFDSVIPNASAAIKSVRDQGKKFVGFYCVFAPQELIVAADAVPVTLCATKEEPIADGEKYLPRNFCPLIKSSYGFAITEKCAFFNNSEFIIGETTCDGKKKMFELMETFKPTVVLEVPQSAKGETQKQYWRSEVARCKTEIEKRLGVKITDEKMKSAIKELNEQRALMRELAHMNTAIPAPLSGLDLLKVMWARNFTFDRAAFNQQLKDLITELKAMKAKGEGAMPKTAKRIIVTGVPTGVGAEKVLKIIEESGAAIVYIENCSGMKQYLHDVATAGSPLDAIADKYLETPCSCMSPNTGRLELLAKLAKEYHADGVVDITWVGCHTYNVESRVLKEYLSKHGNVPLLQIETDYSQGDAGQIRTRIEAFLEMVSKKH
- a CDS encoding C-GCAxxG-C-C family (seleno)protein is translated as MQELKVPVDPARIRKIAEEYYRSGQFYCSEAIVRTINDEFRLGYPDEIVRLASGFPIGIGSSGCACGAVTGGVMALGMVFGRSTPKDPCIDRCLALSRELHMLFVHRHGCLCCRTLTHGMVLKSPEHMRQCIAFTGEVAEETATIILRELDTPKGISGPDRSI
- a CDS encoding OsmC family protein, producing MSINNIDTAQVKQYKKEIQADPKEAKFTAKIEGDWLFEAGGPQFRSTVKVKDGTYTMESSHPNFAGPASRPGPMAFGLFWFAACYSSTFVTEAAMRNLVLTSVKTRVEADLDYTAQFDLGSNPLITGYRVFMDVKGSVTDAQIQDLKEYALKRCMGMFTIQHAIPLKAEVRLQK
- a CDS encoding 4Fe-4S dicluster domain-containing protein, with the translated sequence MAFSVHVNMNRCTGCGICVVACPVNALELHTLEPVTNEKIYYVKDGKSINLDAKTELCAGCGVCVDACPYKVITLSGRGDTSAMVHQ
- a CDS encoding molybdopterin dinucleotide binding domain-containing protein produces the protein MSKIHLNMITQRSIEEGAAMEKGKTNPDYFDACSICEMHEDDMKKAGIWKNTNVRVTSECGTVIVKAIHATQYVPPGLAHIRQGVWANQVVPPRTQSTGTPQYSGFPVTIEPAPEEKLKTALELVQGAVGLWQGGKI
- a CDS encoding formylmethanofuran dehydrogenase subunit B; translation: MPKLIKGVGCPYCGSSCDDIEVLVSDDETKVLEVHNACIIGTNLFHHANDPTRPRLPRKRQPDGTMKEIPYDEAIDWMAKTMLAAKKPLIYGFGSTNCEGMSAVGRIAEKSGAVLDNCATICHGPSFLAIFDNGYPSCTLGEAKNRADVVVFWGCNPMHAHPRHTSRYSIFPRGYFTQKGQMQRTVLCIDPRETDTAKLADHHLMLDQGHDYELFNAFRTVLKGHDIPDVVAGIPKEKIKQSVEIMKKAKFCMIFFGMGCTHSDGRNHNVDHAISLTRDLNEHTKCSIMAMRGHYNIAGPGQVWAWQFGFPYCIDLSKGTHAHMNPGETSSVDLAMRDEVDCFVNVGADAGAHFPIQPVQHLKKHPFITIDPNFNMASEISDLHIPVRIAGVDEPGVVYRMDNVPIQFKAVLKGLPGVPSDEELFNRVYERMCELTGTKPIWLAAKEDRRYPESEAVI